One genomic window of Phragmitibacter flavus includes the following:
- a CDS encoding DUF3147 family protein, with the protein MLYLITKALLSGAIIVAISEIAKRNNSLATVIHSLPLTSLLAFIWIYSETKDAALIGRHAYGTFWFVLPTLPMFLVMPWLISKLGGFWPALGVGIVITVSLYILTMRLLEVAGVKL; encoded by the coding sequence ATGCTCTACCTCATCACCAAAGCCTTGCTCAGCGGTGCCATCATCGTGGCCATCTCCGAGATCGCCAAACGCAACAACTCCTTGGCGACCGTCATCCACTCCCTCCCCCTCACCTCCCTGCTCGCCTTCATCTGGATCTACAGCGAAACCAAAGACGCCGCCCTCATCGGCCGCCACGCCTACGGCACCTTCTGGTTCGTCCTTCCCACCCTGCCCATGTTCCTCGTCATGCCATGGCTAATCAGCAAACTCGGCGGCTTCTGGCCAGCGCTCGGCGTGGGCATCGTCATTACCGTCAGCCTCTACATCCTCACCATGCGACTGCTTGAAGTGGCCGGTGTAAAACTTTGA
- a CDS encoding efflux RND transporter permease subunit, translating to MLDKLIHWSLHHRALVIVIALILLISGAQTLRNLPVEVLPDLTKPTVTILTEAPGLAPEEVETLVTQPIETALMGIGGLNRLRSTSDISLSLVFAEFDWGSDIYQARQFVQERLQGVRGSLPPGVEPYLTPVTSLMGEILLIGLRSTDAKLDPMEVRSLADWTVRRRLQTIPGIAEVLNQGGGVRQAQIQPDPRRMQALGITLDELKTAAQQAASNTTGGFLGSGSQEIMVRNLAMTTTLTDLSGTVIKSVKQQPITIADVATVVWAAEPMRGDASVNSTPGVIMSVIKAPGFDTLKLTEQIEAAIDQLRPTLPKGVEATVLFRQGDFINRSISNLSEAIRDGAIMVTIVLFLFLLNLRTTFITLMAMPLSFAITLITFKWFGLSVNSMTLGGLAVAIGMVVDDAIVDVENVFRRLKENALLPTPRPKLDVIASASSEVRHSILYATILIILVFLPLLGLSGVEGRLFSPIAIATIVSMVASFVVSLTAIPVLCSLLMRIKSAKTVEHKDGFIVRSLKSLLKNTLLRISLTQPTLVLVIAGFMLSAALMLYPLMGKDFLPAFHEETVIVTTAAAPGTSLPEMQRLSDAIESQLKLVPEIHNVGRRIGRAERSDHVVPLSNVEFDIDFKKDVSTRSNAEILEDIRIRIRTVPGSFSILSGPLAHRISHLLSGVTAPVAIKIFGPDLDKLSQLGTRVQSIAKTIPGLQDAKLDQQASIPQLRIEIDRERASAYGITPGALNESLSTLLGGDSIAQLREEQRSIDLSIRLPIEWREDPTKLRELPIPTAGGRQIPLHLIANLHEAKGPNNISRENTQRRFIVSISPTERDAGGLVRELQQKVAEQLNLPAGYFISYEGEFQAEQAATLRILLLFSLVLVVIVMLLWSYFRSLVLALQVLVNLPLALMGSLTLTWLLIDNINIATLVGFIAVGGVAARNGIMMISHYLHLMKHEGETFSREMIERGTLERVVPVTMTALSAGIALIPFVLAAGEPGKEILNPVAVCIVGGLVTSTLLDFAVTPAIFNLIGRKAALRSIELNAPAAH from the coding sequence ATGCTCGACAAGCTCATCCATTGGTCCCTGCACCACCGCGCCCTCGTCATCGTCATCGCGCTGATCCTCCTGATCAGCGGCGCTCAAACGCTGCGTAATCTCCCCGTTGAAGTCCTTCCCGACCTCACCAAACCCACCGTCACCATCCTTACCGAAGCCCCCGGTCTCGCTCCTGAAGAAGTCGAAACCCTCGTCACCCAACCTATCGAAACCGCCCTCATGGGCATCGGCGGACTCAACCGTCTTCGCTCCACTTCCGACATCTCCCTCTCCCTCGTCTTCGCTGAATTCGACTGGGGTTCCGACATCTACCAAGCCCGTCAATTTGTCCAAGAACGTCTCCAGGGTGTGCGCGGTTCCCTGCCTCCCGGCGTTGAACCCTACCTTACCCCGGTCACCTCCCTCATGGGCGAAATCTTGCTCATCGGTTTGCGCAGCACCGACGCGAAACTCGACCCCATGGAAGTCCGCTCCTTGGCCGACTGGACCGTTCGCCGCCGACTCCAAACCATCCCGGGCATTGCCGAAGTCCTCAATCAGGGCGGAGGCGTCCGCCAAGCCCAAATTCAGCCCGATCCCCGCCGCATGCAGGCCCTCGGCATCACCCTTGACGAACTCAAAACTGCCGCCCAACAAGCCGCCAGCAACACCACCGGCGGCTTCCTCGGCAGCGGCTCCCAGGAAATCATGGTCCGCAATCTGGCCATGACCACCACTCTCACCGACCTGTCCGGCACCGTCATCAAATCCGTCAAACAACAACCCATCACCATCGCCGACGTCGCCACCGTTGTCTGGGCCGCCGAACCCATGCGCGGCGACGCCAGCGTCAACAGCACCCCCGGCGTCATCATGAGCGTCATCAAAGCCCCCGGCTTCGACACCCTCAAACTCACCGAACAAATCGAGGCCGCCATCGACCAACTCCGCCCAACGCTCCCCAAAGGCGTCGAAGCCACCGTCCTTTTCCGTCAGGGCGACTTCATCAACCGCTCCATCAGCAACCTCAGCGAAGCCATCCGCGATGGGGCCATCATGGTCACCATCGTCCTCTTCCTTTTTCTGCTCAATCTCCGCACCACCTTCATCACCCTGATGGCCATGCCCCTCAGCTTCGCCATCACCCTCATCACCTTCAAATGGTTCGGACTCAGCGTCAACAGCATGACCCTCGGCGGCCTTGCCGTCGCCATCGGCATGGTCGTCGATGACGCCATCGTCGACGTCGAAAACGTCTTCCGCCGGCTTAAAGAAAACGCCCTGCTTCCCACCCCGCGACCCAAGCTCGACGTCATCGCCTCTGCCTCCAGTGAAGTCCGTCACTCCATCCTCTACGCCACCATCCTCATCATCCTCGTCTTCCTCCCCCTGCTTGGACTCAGTGGCGTCGAAGGCCGACTCTTCAGCCCCATCGCCATCGCCACCATCGTCAGCATGGTCGCCTCGTTTGTCGTTTCCCTCACCGCCATCCCCGTTCTCTGCTCGCTGCTCATGCGCATCAAATCCGCGAAAACCGTCGAGCACAAAGACGGCTTCATCGTGCGGAGCTTAAAATCCCTCCTCAAAAACACCCTCCTGCGCATCAGCCTCACCCAACCCACCCTTGTCCTCGTCATCGCCGGTTTCATGCTCAGCGCCGCCCTCATGCTCTATCCATTGATGGGCAAGGACTTCCTCCCCGCCTTTCACGAAGAGACCGTCATCGTCACCACCGCCGCAGCACCAGGAACTTCTCTCCCCGAAATGCAGAGACTTTCTGACGCCATCGAATCACAACTAAAACTCGTCCCCGAAATCCATAACGTCGGTCGCCGCATCGGTCGCGCCGAACGCAGCGACCACGTTGTCCCGCTCTCCAATGTCGAGTTCGACATCGACTTCAAAAAAGACGTGAGCACCCGCAGCAACGCCGAAATTCTCGAAGACATCCGCATTCGCATTCGCACCGTCCCCGGCTCCTTCAGCATCCTTTCCGGACCCCTCGCCCACCGCATCAGCCACCTCCTCAGCGGCGTCACCGCCCCCGTCGCCATCAAAATCTTTGGTCCCGATCTCGACAAGCTCAGCCAACTCGGCACCCGAGTTCAATCCATCGCGAAAACCATCCCCGGACTTCAGGACGCCAAGCTCGACCAGCAAGCCTCCATCCCCCAGCTCCGCATCGAAATCGATCGCGAACGTGCCAGCGCCTACGGCATCACGCCCGGAGCCCTCAACGAATCCCTTTCCACCCTCCTCGGCGGTGACTCCATCGCCCAACTTCGCGAAGAACAACGCAGCATCGACCTCAGCATCCGCCTCCCCATCGAGTGGCGCGAAGACCCCACCAAACTCCGCGAACTCCCCATCCCCACCGCCGGCGGACGCCAAATCCCCCTCCACCTCATCGCCAACCTCCACGAAGCCAAAGGCCCCAACAACATCTCCCGCGAAAATACCCAGCGTCGCTTCATCGTCTCCATCTCCCCCACCGAGCGAGACGCCGGCGGTCTGGTCCGCGAGCTTCAACAAAAAGTCGCCGAACAACTCAACCTCCCCGCCGGGTATTTCATCAGCTACGAAGGCGAATTTCAGGCCGAACAAGCCGCCACCCTACGCATCCTCCTCCTCTTCAGCCTCGTCCTCGTCGTCATCGTCATGCTGCTCTGGAGCTACTTCCGCAGCCTCGTCCTCGCCCTGCAAGTTCTCGTCAACCTGCCCCTAGCGCTCATGGGCAGCCTCACCCTCACCTGGCTGCTCATCGACAACATCAACATCGCCACCCTCGTCGGTTTCATCGCCGTTGGCGGTGTCGCCGCCCGCAACGGCATCATGATGATCTCCCATTATCTCCACCTCATGAAGCACGAAGGCGAGACGTTCAGCCGAGAAATGATCGAACGCGGCACCCTCGAACGCGTCGTCCCCGTCACCATGACCGCCCTCTCCGCCGGTATTGCCCTCATTCCTTTCGTCCTCGCCGCCGGTGAACCGGGCAAGGAAATCCTCAACCCGGTAGCCGTCTGCATCGTCGGCGGCCTCGTCACCAGCACCCTCCTCGATTTCGCGGTCACCCCAGCCATCTTCAACCTCATCGGACGCAAAGCCGCGTTGCGCTCCATTGAACTAAATGCCCCCGCCGCTCATTAA
- a CDS encoding TolC family protein, which produces MSIFRLTLLCSLLVGSASAANLNLSLGDIPRRITDHNPALAAARLTIDEAKARVLGSGRLSNPELGLGFNHDSRFREGTISTSLSQRFPLTSRLRLEKNLSQKLVAAAELEVLDTTRKMIAEAQSLAVQLLSLDQQQTLRQQQLELAKELSQFASDRASKGEISPLDAAQAQVDSQRLILESRKLSANRVNLLGQLKPTLGLAPTDTLTISGDLPAVVLPAKRGGQQRPDYQLHLLREDAALKEIDLARSKKWEDIEAGLLWEGERAEDAPDGLSRTGFIGFQLSIPLPFWNRNQGEIAEKNASAIRSKLETKALNSTINHELSALRDEMQAYAHLAKETKEQLLPLVIEQADRIDQAYQTGQTDLITVLQVRDQRLQLEVAVLEAQRDFHLARIRYEAASAQHVPASSK; this is translated from the coding sequence ATGTCAATATTCCGCCTCACCCTCCTCTGCTCCCTTCTCGTCGGCTCCGCTTCCGCCGCCAACCTCAACCTGTCTCTGGGCGACATCCCCAGGCGCATCACTGACCACAACCCGGCACTCGCCGCGGCCCGACTCACCATCGACGAAGCCAAAGCCCGGGTGCTTGGTTCCGGCCGACTTTCCAATCCCGAACTAGGCCTCGGTTTCAATCACGACTCCCGCTTCCGAGAAGGCACCATCAGCACCTCCCTCTCGCAACGATTCCCACTCACTTCTCGACTTCGGTTAGAGAAAAACCTTTCTCAGAAACTCGTCGCCGCCGCCGAACTTGAAGTTCTAGACACCACCCGCAAAATGATCGCCGAAGCCCAGTCGCTGGCGGTGCAGCTTCTCTCGCTTGATCAACAACAAACCCTTCGCCAGCAACAACTCGAACTGGCCAAAGAACTCTCCCAGTTCGCCAGCGATCGAGCCAGCAAAGGCGAAATTTCTCCTCTCGATGCCGCACAGGCTCAAGTCGACAGCCAGCGCCTCATCCTCGAATCCCGCAAACTGTCAGCCAACCGCGTCAACCTCCTCGGACAGCTCAAGCCCACTCTCGGACTCGCCCCCACCGACACGCTCACCATCAGCGGCGATCTTCCTGCCGTCGTCTTGCCTGCGAAACGCGGCGGCCAGCAGCGCCCCGATTATCAGCTGCATCTGCTCCGCGAAGACGCTGCCCTCAAGGAAATCGACCTGGCCAGGTCAAAAAAATGGGAGGACATCGAAGCCGGACTTCTCTGGGAAGGTGAACGCGCTGAAGATGCCCCCGATGGACTCAGCCGCACTGGATTCATCGGATTCCAACTCAGCATTCCACTTCCCTTCTGGAATCGCAATCAAGGTGAAATTGCCGAAAAAAATGCCAGTGCCATCCGCTCCAAACTGGAAACCAAAGCTCTCAACTCCACCATCAATCACGAGCTAAGCGCCCTCCGTGACGAGATGCAGGCCTACGCTCATCTCGCCAAGGAGACCAAAGAACAACTCCTCCCACTCGTCATTGAACAAGCCGACCGCATCGACCAAGCCTATCAAACGGGTCAGACCGACCTCATCACGGTCCTTCAAGTTCGCGATCAGCGTCTCCAACTCGAAGTTGCCGTCCTCGAAGCCCAACGCGACTTCCACCTGGCCCGCATCCGTTACGAAGCCGCCTCCGCCCAACACGTTCCTGCTTCATCCAAGTAA
- a CDS encoding PTPDL family protein has product MKPLRRCFFPTVFIFTALLCGSTVRGDVVVLKSGQRYEGKVISEDATSVTMEYRPTPNTRDTRVVSKSDIQELIRLTPSQAEFAERKLSEILPTKDLLSAADYERIIQDQVRSFVNKYPGTPEAEEAEKIIESLSEEKERVSEGELKMNGKWLSKEDVLRDGYNIEAYRIRYTMNQKAAENTETRYLEAMRLFHDLQTQYPASLSYVDAVSEAIEILDGFTKQLNAMLAEEPILSERRANGLKSLAGPDAQATKFAVDSEIAAFKAQAAADKKNKVKWPSFYKYDAASMKSLLALVLKERTTLGILDVVALKEENETLTSVLRNLADEKVVLAKQQLDELKKSNPINKTAVSSLEKKAREIETELKERSKRDAEAKVVAQTTQSMGEEGEPEAADQQNALAKALLEAQNKKDKKKTDEETGDEGKTDKADGEKSGPKMQVQEDGGSSLTDYIPYIGAVLIVILLVSFVLGKKKPKEGE; this is encoded by the coding sequence ATGAAACCATTGCGACGTTGCTTTTTCCCGACCGTGTTCATTTTCACCGCCTTGCTGTGTGGCAGCACCGTGCGTGGCGATGTGGTGGTGCTGAAATCTGGTCAGCGTTACGAGGGGAAAGTCATCAGTGAAGACGCCACCAGCGTCACGATGGAATACCGGCCGACGCCCAACACACGCGACACCCGTGTTGTCAGCAAGTCTGACATCCAGGAGTTGATTCGTCTGACGCCTTCACAGGCCGAGTTTGCAGAGCGCAAGTTGAGTGAAATTTTGCCGACCAAAGACCTTTTGAGTGCCGCAGACTACGAGCGCATCATTCAGGATCAGGTGCGGAGTTTTGTGAACAAATATCCCGGCACTCCGGAAGCGGAGGAGGCGGAAAAGATCATTGAATCGCTGAGCGAGGAGAAGGAGCGTGTGAGCGAGGGTGAGTTGAAAATGAACGGCAAATGGTTGTCGAAGGAAGACGTGCTTCGTGATGGTTACAACATTGAGGCTTACCGGATCCGTTACACGATGAATCAAAAGGCTGCTGAGAACACGGAGACCCGTTATCTGGAGGCGATGCGTTTGTTCCATGACTTGCAGACCCAGTATCCGGCTTCCCTGTCTTATGTGGATGCGGTTTCAGAGGCGATTGAGATTCTTGATGGCTTTACGAAGCAACTGAATGCGATGCTCGCCGAGGAGCCGATTCTTTCCGAGCGTCGGGCAAACGGGCTGAAGTCCCTTGCCGGACCTGATGCGCAGGCCACCAAGTTTGCGGTGGATTCCGAGATTGCGGCATTCAAAGCGCAGGCGGCGGCTGATAAGAAGAACAAGGTGAAATGGCCGAGTTTTTACAAATATGATGCGGCTTCGATGAAGTCGTTGCTGGCTTTAGTGCTCAAGGAACGCACGACTCTGGGCATTCTTGACGTGGTTGCATTGAAGGAAGAGAACGAGACTTTGACCAGTGTTCTTCGCAATCTGGCGGACGAAAAAGTGGTGCTTGCCAAGCAGCAACTGGATGAGTTGAAGAAGAGCAACCCCATCAACAAAACGGCGGTATCGAGCCTCGAAAAAAAGGCGAGGGAAATCGAGACAGAATTGAAGGAACGCAGCAAGCGCGATGCCGAAGCGAAGGTGGTGGCGCAGACCACCCAATCGATGGGTGAAGAAGGTGAACCCGAGGCGGCGGACCAACAAAATGCGCTGGCCAAGGCCCTGCTTGAGGCTCAGAACAAGAAGGACAAGAAAAAAACTGACGAAGAGACTGGCGATGAGGGCAAGACGGACAAAGCGGATGGAGAAAAATCCGGTCCAAAGATGCAGGTGCAAGAGGATGGGGGCAGTTCGCTGACCGATTACATCCCCTACATCGGTGCGGTTTTGATTGTCATCCTTCTCGTTTCGTTTGTCCTTGGGAAGAAAAAGCCCAAAGAGGGTGAGTAA
- the hisB gene encoding imidazoleglycerol-phosphate dehydratase HisB yields MSDSRTSKIDRKTAETDISISVNVDGSGKSEIDTGVAFFDHMLILFSKHGLFDLQVKVIGDIEVDYHHTVEDTGIVLGQAFREALGSKKGITRYGSSLLPMDETLAQVAIDLSGRPFVVFIAPERVDTIGQAFHFQLVEEFVRGFANALMANVHVEIRYGKDAHHMAEAIFKGIARALDQATRIDPRVTGVPSTKNVL; encoded by the coding sequence ATGAGTGATTCCCGCACCTCGAAGATTGATCGTAAAACCGCCGAGACCGACATCTCGATCTCAGTGAATGTCGACGGGTCAGGCAAATCAGAGATCGATACCGGAGTGGCATTCTTTGACCACATGCTGATCTTGTTTTCCAAACATGGACTGTTTGATCTTCAAGTGAAGGTGATTGGAGACATCGAAGTGGACTATCACCACACGGTGGAAGACACCGGCATTGTGCTGGGGCAGGCATTTCGTGAGGCGCTGGGTTCGAAGAAGGGCATCACACGTTATGGCTCCTCGTTGCTGCCGATGGATGAGACCCTGGCGCAGGTGGCGATCGATCTGAGCGGGAGACCGTTTGTGGTGTTCATCGCGCCGGAGCGGGTGGACACGATTGGTCAGGCCTTTCATTTCCAACTGGTTGAAGAGTTCGTGCGCGGATTTGCCAACGCCTTGATGGCGAACGTTCATGTGGAGATTCGTTATGGCAAAGATGCTCACCACATGGCGGAGGCAATTTTTAAGGGAATCGCGCGCGCATTGGATCAGGCGACTCGTATTGATCCAAGGGTGACGGGCGTTCCAAGCACCAAGAACGTGCTGTAA
- the glgX gene encoding glycogen debranching protein GlgX, with protein sequence MNNIETPPAVLPVVHGPVSSLAHFPLGATLLSEGGIHFGVYSKHAEQVELCLYDVAKPSREIGRVQMVRDMNDVWRVVVPGIGVGALYGFRVHGEWKPQWGWWFNPRKLLVDPYAKAIQGSHEWDPLMQNLSPKQGPDWQNHGRNAMKSVVVDDAFDWQGVKPPGRPWEETMIYELHVRGFTKSHPDVPSELRGTYAGLAHPASVQYLKEIGVTAVQLLPVHQHLDDGFLLAKDLTNYWGYNSMGFFAPHPEYAMAKDPQELVNEFKTMVRDMHREGIEVILDVVYNHTAEGDENGPLIFLRGIDNPSYYLLNGDRRTVNYTGTGNTVNAASSPALRLIMDSLRYWVQEMHVDGFRFDLGATLGRNGDRFNRDAAFFLAISQDPVLNKVKMIAEPWDIGPDGYQVGGFPKPWHELNGRYRDSVRKYWCGDANSTAAFAKRLCGSQDIFGPGGRGPLASVNFITSHDGFTLRDLWTYNGKHNAANGENNNDGDNNNHSWNAGIEGETEDVAINALRRKLTRAMLATTLCSVGVPFINAGDERWRTQKGNNNAYCQDNEISWMDWGPSKDAESLVAFMKDMAAFRRSHPALRRAKYFSGAVDAATGSRDIAWFNLHGLPMTQESWHDPQTQFFAGLYGPTTAGEVPMMLLFNGSAEDVIFPLPEGDVWELVFDTTLEPSFVAGEPSPVTDTIVSAARGVACLRMKSAGSTP encoded by the coding sequence ATGAATAACATCGAGACCCCTCCTGCAGTTTTGCCAGTGGTTCATGGACCTGTTTCTTCGCTGGCGCACTTTCCGCTGGGAGCAACTTTGCTGTCGGAGGGAGGGATTCATTTTGGAGTTTACTCGAAACACGCTGAGCAGGTGGAACTGTGTCTCTATGATGTAGCGAAGCCGTCAAGAGAGATTGGTCGGGTTCAAATGGTGAGGGACATGAACGATGTCTGGCGGGTGGTGGTGCCAGGAATTGGGGTCGGGGCACTGTATGGTTTTCGGGTGCACGGAGAGTGGAAACCGCAGTGGGGTTGGTGGTTTAATCCGCGCAAGCTGCTGGTGGACCCGTATGCCAAAGCCATTCAGGGGAGTCACGAGTGGGATCCGTTGATGCAAAATTTGAGTCCCAAGCAGGGTCCGGACTGGCAGAATCACGGTCGGAACGCGATGAAGTCGGTGGTGGTGGATGATGCTTTCGACTGGCAGGGGGTGAAACCTCCGGGCCGGCCGTGGGAGGAGACAATGATCTATGAGCTTCACGTGCGTGGGTTCACCAAGTCGCATCCTGATGTTCCGAGTGAGCTGCGCGGAACCTATGCGGGATTGGCACATCCGGCCTCGGTGCAATACCTGAAGGAAATTGGAGTGACGGCGGTGCAATTGCTACCGGTCCACCAGCATTTGGATGACGGGTTTTTGCTGGCGAAGGATTTGACGAATTATTGGGGTTACAACAGCATGGGCTTTTTCGCACCGCACCCGGAATATGCGATGGCAAAAGATCCGCAGGAATTGGTGAATGAGTTCAAAACAATGGTGCGCGATATGCACCGGGAGGGGATTGAGGTGATTCTTGATGTGGTTTACAATCACACGGCGGAGGGGGATGAGAATGGTCCGCTGATTTTCCTGCGCGGGATCGACAACCCGAGCTACTACCTGTTGAACGGGGATCGGCGCACCGTAAATTACACCGGCACGGGGAACACGGTGAATGCAGCGTCTTCGCCTGCTTTGCGGCTGATCATGGACAGTCTGCGTTACTGGGTGCAGGAGATGCATGTGGATGGATTTCGGTTTGATCTCGGGGCAACTCTCGGGCGGAATGGGGACCGGTTTAACCGGGATGCGGCCTTTTTCCTGGCGATCAGTCAGGACCCGGTGTTGAACAAGGTGAAGATGATTGCTGAGCCCTGGGATATTGGTCCAGACGGGTATCAGGTGGGAGGGTTTCCCAAACCCTGGCATGAGCTAAATGGTCGGTATCGGGACAGCGTGAGAAAATACTGGTGTGGCGATGCGAACAGCACGGCGGCGTTTGCCAAACGTCTGTGTGGAAGTCAGGATATTTTTGGACCGGGCGGTCGTGGTCCGTTGGCGAGTGTGAATTTTATCACATCACACGATGGGTTTACCTTGCGGGATTTGTGGACCTACAACGGCAAGCACAACGCGGCGAACGGGGAAAACAACAATGACGGAGACAACAACAATCATTCCTGGAATGCAGGTATCGAAGGTGAGACGGAGGATGTTGCGATCAATGCGCTGCGAAGGAAACTGACGCGTGCCATGCTGGCGACGACGTTGTGTTCGGTTGGTGTGCCGTTCATCAATGCTGGGGACGAGCGCTGGCGGACCCAGAAAGGCAACAACAACGCGTATTGCCAGGACAACGAGATCAGTTGGATGGATTGGGGCCCTTCGAAGGATGCGGAGTCGTTGGTGGCGTTCATGAAGGACATGGCGGCGTTTCGTCGCAGCCACCCGGCTTTGCGTCGTGCCAAGTATTTTTCTGGGGCGGTGGATGCGGCGACCGGGTCGCGGGACATTGCCTGGTTCAATCTGCATGGGTTGCCGATGACCCAGGAATCATGGCATGATCCCCAGACCCAATTTTTTGCAGGATTGTATGGTCCGACGACCGCCGGGGAGGTTCCGATGATGCTGCTGTTCAATGGAAGTGCCGAAGATGTCATTTTCCCACTGCCCGAGGGAGACGTGTGGGAGCTGGTTTTTGACACGACACTGGAGCCGTCGTTTGTCGCGGGAGAGCCGTCCCCAGTTACGGATACGATCGTCTCTGCGGCGCGTGGAGTGGCCTGTTTACGGATGAAGAGCGCAGGTTCGACACCCTAA
- a CDS encoding efflux RND transporter periplasmic adaptor subunit — protein sequence MKHSFIPLILISLLASASGQETEDGHDHDEDHDHASANIVVLDEIGVKNLRIETVEATETAFEQTVFALGHIEILPGKKAIVSSRIPGRAYSVLALPDQQVSQGEELMWVESRQPGDPPPTIMLEAPMDGLIAKVNIAIGQPIEPTQELIEIVNLETVEAAAQVPQHLAAQLKVGQPAKIRIQGFPEKTFEATLAHLGAYADEETGTIEAAFHVPNPDLLLRPGMRAEFSIIVNKRENVMTVPRSALQGDAISRHVYVKDFDLPNAFIKTPVEIGEMNQDVVEIFSGLFPADEVVSRGAYPLAFAGGGTMSLKEALDAAHGHEHNEDGSEKTADQTAAESGHDHGESNTFTPLTLFFAATTAILLVLLLISAARTTK from the coding sequence ATGAAACACTCTTTCATCCCATTGATTCTCATCTCCCTCCTGGCCTCCGCCAGCGGCCAGGAAACCGAGGACGGCCATGACCATGACGAGGACCATGATCACGCCTCTGCCAACATCGTTGTCCTCGACGAGATCGGCGTCAAAAACCTGCGCATCGAGACCGTCGAAGCCACCGAGACCGCCTTCGAACAAACCGTGTTCGCCCTCGGCCACATCGAAATCCTGCCCGGCAAAAAAGCCATCGTCAGCAGTCGCATTCCCGGTCGCGCCTACTCCGTGCTTGCCCTGCCCGATCAACAGGTTTCCCAAGGAGAGGAACTCATGTGGGTCGAAAGCCGCCAGCCTGGAGATCCCCCCCCCACCATCATGCTCGAGGCCCCCATGGACGGACTCATTGCCAAAGTGAACATCGCCATCGGTCAACCCATCGAACCCACCCAGGAACTCATCGAAATCGTCAACCTCGAAACCGTCGAAGCCGCCGCCCAGGTCCCCCAGCACCTCGCCGCTCAGCTCAAAGTTGGACAACCCGCCAAAATCCGCATTCAGGGCTTTCCCGAAAAAACCTTCGAAGCCACCCTCGCCCATCTCGGTGCCTACGCCGATGAAGAAACCGGCACCATCGAAGCCGCCTTCCACGTGCCCAATCCCGACCTCCTGCTCCGCCCCGGCATGCGTGCCGAGTTCAGCATCATCGTCAACAAGCGCGAAAACGTCATGACGGTCCCCCGCTCCGCCCTGCAAGGCGACGCCATCAGCCGGCACGTTTACGTCAAAGACTTCGACCTCCCCAACGCCTTCATCAAAACCCCTGTTGAAATCGGCGAAATGAATCAGGACGTCGTCGAAATTTTCAGCGGACTCTTCCCCGCCGATGAAGTCGTCTCGAGAGGTGCCTATCCCCTCGCATTTGCCGGAGGCGGCACCATGAGCCTGAAAGAAGCACTCGACGCTGCCCACGGTCATGAACACAACGAAGACGGCTCCGAAAAGACCGCCGATCAAACCGCCGCCGAAAGTGGCCATGACCACGGAGAATCCAACACCTTCACCCCCCTCACCCTCTTCTTTGCGGCCACCACCGCCATCTTGTTGGTCCTTCTGCTCATCTCCGCTGCCAGAACCACCAAATGA
- the hisH gene encoding imidazole glycerol phosphate synthase subunit HisH: MADIKIGILDYGAGNLRSVVNAFVAIGHEAELVRSPGQFANLDLLVFPGQGSFGDSVKQLQAANLWVPLKVWLEQKRPYFGICLGYQLLFEGSEESPGVEGLGVFRGQVRRFSKQAGFKIPHMGWNGVKFTNPENPAWAGMEVGETFYFVHSFYPQPEDRNLVACETDYMSPFASGIAAENLLAVQFHPEKSQQAGLRLLRNAVDCLVPLELRLPAMAVES, encoded by the coding sequence ATGGCAGACATCAAGATAGGGATCCTCGACTATGGCGCGGGCAACTTGCGCAGTGTGGTCAATGCTTTTGTTGCGATTGGACATGAGGCTGAGTTGGTGCGCAGTCCTGGTCAATTTGCCAATCTTGATTTGCTGGTTTTTCCTGGGCAGGGATCTTTTGGAGATTCGGTGAAGCAGCTTCAGGCGGCCAATCTGTGGGTGCCATTGAAGGTTTGGCTGGAGCAGAAGCGCCCTTATTTTGGGATTTGCCTGGGTTACCAGTTGCTGTTTGAGGGGAGCGAAGAAAGTCCGGGAGTTGAGGGATTGGGGGTTTTTCGGGGTCAGGTGCGCCGGTTTTCGAAGCAGGCGGGGTTTAAGATTCCGCACATGGGATGGAACGGGGTAAAGTTTACCAACCCAGAGAACCCGGCGTGGGCGGGAATGGAGGTGGGAGAGACGTTTTATTTTGTGCACTCGTTTTATCCGCAGCCGGAGGATCGAAATCTGGTGGCGTGTGAGACGGATTACATGTCACCTTTTGCCAGTGGCATCGCAGCGGAAAACTTGTTGGCGGTGCAGTTTCACCCGGAGAAGAGCCAGCAAGCGGGGCTGCGGTTGCTGCGCAATGCAGTGGATTGCCTGGTGCCGTTGGAGTTGCGTTTGCCCGCCATGGCGGTCGAGAGTTGA